The Diabrotica virgifera virgifera chromosome 4, PGI_DIABVI_V3a genome segment ATGTGATTACTAGTCTAAtcgctgctttgtaaattttcagtttagtagTCTGAGTAAGTTTCTTATCTTTGGGAAAGTTATTGTATTTCCAGTGggctctgtttcctgcctggattctttcactgattacgatacttctatcattagtttcattaactgagactccaagatatttaaagtgttctaccttttcaaactcatattcaccaatatctaaacttgtcacattaactggattttttcttgagcatattaggtattttgttttgttttgatttatttctaaaccccttttggatgcttccttgcataacttcgtaaattcGTCCTTTAAACTGTtcaggtttctgctaattaatgctatgtcgtcagcatgcgccacaagttgcgacgtcgatgttcCATTGCACCATTATGAAATGAAAttattaagtatttatttaaataaaacacgAAACTCACGCAGCACAAGTCAAAATGAAATAAACGGTTGAATATAACACAATCGACAAAACTTGTGTAGACCCGTCAATGTGGATGAATCATCCCAGTTGTTCAACCAAGTTGAACGAAAGTAGAAATCGTCTCAAATTTTTTCAACGTTCAATTTTTTTGAACGCTTTTATTGAATTGAAAAATACATAGTTCATTTTGGTTGAATCCTCTACATTGTTCAACCGAAGTGAATAGTATATTTCCCCTTTATGTAACAGGTCAATCATACAATTTAGGACAGCTTATTTTTTGTTATGACTGGCTGAGACCGGTAGCCTATGCCAAAAAACAGTTAATTTACATAATATACAGGTAGGTACAGTTAAAGTATTATGATGATGATATTTACATGATCGCCAATGGCTTTAAAGGttaaggcacatgaagaagaaggaCGCAAGATTAATCTTACTATGGAAaggtaaaaaagtttaataataaaaatacaaaaatacgtTACCTGTTTTAACAACTCCTCATGGTTTTGTTGTGGAGCCACAAGTCATGCAGTTATATAGTATTCTCTTCTTTCGATACATTTTTCCCTCATAATATAGCAAAGGGCTATGGTAATAAGGACAGCTATAGCTATTCCCATGCCTATACTAACCCATATAATTTCTTCGTTTATTCCTTGGTACGACCGACCTGAAATAAATAtgcaagtatgtatttttaagaaaaagtgttttttctacaaacgtgttaaaaatacaattttaacaCTCCATAGGAGCAATAAAAATGTCACTTTAAAGCACtgagtgctttaaaatttttagggCACTGCAGTTGTAAGTAAAATATTAAGTCAAATTTGATATCTACGGCGCTATTTATAAGTAGCACAGATTTGATCATCGAATAATTCGACCACAAGGGTGATGCCTTCCACACCTTTGCTTTCTCCTCAAAACACGCCAGAAATACATTTTCAGTATATCTCCCAGAAACGTCTTTCGCTTCACACCATTTCTCAAACTTATTATAAGCGATATCATATTGCATTCTGAATTTCCTCGGCAACAAATCCAGGTTAGCTCGACTGGCCGctacctctatatcttgaaattGAGTTTTTTCTACgatattttcttgcattttaacGAAAAATCCACAACTACGTTTTAAAAAACTAACAGACGTCTGAGAGATGCTTTAAAACTTCCGTAAACAATTAAGTCAACAATGGTTGCTAAGGTTCGTAATATACGATGCAATTTAAAATTATCTCCTTTCAATGTATTAAAggatttttaaaaggttttttgtttaatttaaactgtattattacatttttaatacgtttgtagaaaaaaatattgtattatatacgtgttaaaagtacatttttaaggcactcatgtgaattgcagaattcactgcaaaccttcacatgcgtgccttaaaattgtttaacacttatatcataaataactattaaatctACAACAACTGTATAATattgtcaaattattttagttttgtaTATTGGACCTTCgagaaaaaacattaaaatggCGTTAAAAAAGATTGAATCTTTAAAGAAAACGACCCATAGCGACCTAAATAGCTGTTCTATAAGATTAATACTCACGTTTCAAGTggagaaaaaagaaaataaacaaagaagaCCAGAAAGCACCGAAATTAGATAGGCAGAGTCTTATATCCAATTTAGTACAAGAGAAACGGAATGGTAGTCCTTGGGTCTACTCTTTAAACTTTTTGATGGCGACGAAGCTAGCAGCATCCGGAGATTAGCAGTACCAGTTCCATTTGCAGTTCTAAGGAAGAGACTCTCATCCACAGAGGATTCCAGTACCATCCAGTGACACACAAGATAACCTCGAGataaaactgtaagtttttgaCTACTTATTCATTcattcttcttcacgtgccacttCTAGCAGAGActggaaatcatcatggctacTGCGACTTTGTTAGTAGCGCCCCTaaaaagttcaatcgaactacacccgaaccattcacgtagattgcgaagccacgatatttttcttcttcatggAAAATACATAACACCGCAGCATTCGTATTCGTAACTTTATGTTGATATCACAATTATTGCAAAAGAGTTTGCGCATTCTATTAAAGACTCATTTAGCAATTTCTATTCTGCATTTAATCTCTTTTGTTTGATCAGTATCGTCTGTGATCCAAGCACCTAGATATTTATAACAGGACACACGTTCAATCGCTGTATTGTCTATTACAAGATTAGCTCTGATGTTCCTTAATTTCgcgattaccataaatttagtttctttcaaattaattttcaAGCCGTAACTGTTACAGTGTAGATTGAGACTTTAAACGAGATGTTGTAGTTCTACTAGCGTGTCCAGTAGAAGAACCGTATCGTCAGCATACCTTATTTTTTGATCGTCTCACCATTTATTATCAGACCAATATCTTCTTCCGCGAGTGCTTGTTGGCAGATGGCTTCACTATAAAGATTAAATAAAAGTGGCGATAAGATACATCCCTGTCGGAATCCTCTAGGATTTGAATTTCTTCTGTTAGCCTACCCTCAACCTTCACATTTGTTGTTTGGTACTTATTCATATggaaatccacaaggaaaaagtttcctgtcgttggctgtataccatgtaatataaaaaacaataaaattctttataaaaggtatacataatccctaaaaagggctacgtcacagaactagttttcgattggtttaccaatcatcatcagtgcttacgtgaagtttacatgctaacgaCCAAGAtatagttttataaaaatatgtgggtcaaagccctttaCAAGTAATCCGccaag includes the following:
- the LOC126883616 gene encoding uncharacterized protein LOC126883616, which encodes MSTVASRDFQINQVRFSETTSSVICKERLYENGRSYQGINEEIIWVSIGMGIAIAVLITIALCYIMREKCIERREYYITA